The genomic segment CCGAAACCTGGCAGTGACACAGGTGTGCCGCTTTTCAGTGCATGGACAACTTGCTCCATGAATGAATGCAGCGCTTTACCAGCTGCCACCTTGCTGATGCCTGCAGCTTCAGCAATTCCCTCTACCAATTCAGTTTTGTTCATTATGTACCCTCTGCAGTTATTTATCTTAACCCGAATATGATTTAATCAGAGCACCATAATCCAGTCAAGCCGACACATCCCTGAATGTCCCGCCCCTGGCGGGCAACGGAGTGAACTATACTCTGGATTAATGTGCGTGTAAATCCTTATTTTCAGTTTTTTTTACATCTTCTGCAGAAACTCCTGAAACAGCTTCTTTGGCGGCTTTTTCAACCCATGGACTGCGCTGTAAAGCCAGCTCCATGACCTGTTCAATGGTTTTTACGGGGTGCACTTTTATCTTCCTGAGAACGTTGTCTGGTATTTCTTCAAGGTCTTTCTCGTTCTCATCCGGAATAATCACATGCTTGATGCCGCCCCGGTGCGCGGCAAGGAGTTTCTCCTTTAATCCCCCTATCGGCAGAACCTGGCCACGCAGAGTGATTTCTCCAGTCATGGCTACATCAGCGCGCACAGGAATTTGCGTCAGCACCGAGATAAGTGCGGTACACATGCCAATGCCGGCACTTGGACCGTCTTTCGGCGTGGCCCCTTCAGGCACATGAATGTGGAAATCATTTTTATCGTAAAAATCATCCGAGAGCCCCAGTGACTTTGCGCGGCTGCGAACAACGGTCATCGCGGCATGAATGGACTCCTGCATCACTTCGCCAAGCTGCCCTGTATGCGTGACCTTGCCCTTTCCAGGCATCAGTGTCGCCTCGATGGTCAGAAGCTCACCTCCGACGCTGGTCCATGCCAGCCCCGTAACCTGGCCCACCTGGTCAAAGGTTTCAGCAAGCCCGTAGCGGTACTTCTTCACACCAAGGTATTTTTCGATGTTTCCGCTCGTTACCATGCATTTTTTCAAGCGTTTACTGGTCAGAATATCCTTGACCACTTTCCTGCAGATGGCGGAAATTTCCCGGTCAAGGTTTCGAACCCCCGCTTCGCGCGTGTAATGGCGTACAATTTCTCGTACCGCGCTCTCACTGATA from the Legionella geestiana genome contains:
- a CDS encoding HU family DNA-binding protein, with product MNKTELVEGIAEAAGISKVAAGKALHSFMEQVVHALKSGTPVSLPGFGTFDVGHRAGRTGRNPRTGEEIKIKPSRVPKFRAGKVLKDAVQG